One genomic segment of Streptomyces niveus includes these proteins:
- a CDS encoding GlxA family transcriptional regulator — MGECRFVAVVGYPGAELLDIACLTTAFDYANRAGATPAYRVRVVTPAGRPISCQSGLVLEAQGAVERLRGPLDTVVVSGGEGHLAAAADSGLVAHVRRLAHVAGRIASVCTGASVLAATGLLDGRRVTTHWLFAGVLAAGHPAVRVDPAPLYIRDGPVTTAAGVSSALDLALAFIEEDHGAELAREVARGLVTYLQRPGNQAQMSMFVASPAPADGLVREVVTAIRNEPHADLRVAALAARAGVSERHLTRLFLAHVGQTPARYVRLARTQAAARLLTSSGLSLARIAPRCGFSSAEALRQAFVAQYGITPSYYRATQAPGPPRPPASRASRGQESTASATAPSPNGTSSTRQNSDNDRGTTASRR; from the coding sequence ATGGGGGAATGTCGGTTCGTGGCCGTAGTCGGTTATCCCGGCGCTGAGTTGCTCGACATCGCGTGTCTGACCACCGCGTTCGACTACGCCAACCGGGCCGGCGCCACTCCCGCATACCGGGTACGGGTGGTGACACCCGCCGGAAGGCCGATCAGCTGCCAGTCGGGACTGGTACTGGAAGCGCAGGGCGCCGTGGAGCGGCTGCGCGGACCGCTGGACACGGTCGTGGTGTCCGGCGGTGAAGGGCATCTGGCCGCCGCGGCGGACAGTGGTCTCGTCGCGCATGTCCGTCGGCTGGCGCACGTGGCCGGGCGGATCGCGTCGGTGTGCACAGGCGCGTCCGTGCTCGCCGCGACGGGGCTCCTCGACGGGCGGCGGGTCACCACGCACTGGCTGTTCGCCGGTGTGCTCGCGGCCGGCCACCCGGCGGTGCGTGTGGACCCGGCGCCCCTGTACATCCGCGACGGCCCGGTGACCACGGCGGCGGGAGTCAGCAGCGCGCTGGACCTCGCGCTGGCGTTCATCGAGGAGGACCACGGCGCCGAGCTGGCCCGCGAGGTGGCCAGGGGACTGGTCACGTACCTTCAACGGCCGGGAAATCAGGCGCAGATGAGCATGTTCGTCGCCTCTCCCGCCCCGGCCGACGGCCTCGTGCGCGAGGTGGTGACGGCGATCCGCAACGAACCGCACGCCGACCTGCGGGTCGCGGCGCTCGCCGCCCGCGCCGGCGTGAGTGAGCGTCACCTCACCCGTCTCTTCCTCGCCCATGTGGGGCAGACACCGGCCCGGTACGTACGGCTCGCGCGTACGCAGGCGGCGGCCCGGCTGCTCACGTCGAGCGGGCTGTCCCTGGCCCGGATCGCGCCGCGGTGCGGCTTCTCGTCCGCCGAGGCACTACGGCAGGCGTTCGTGGCCCAGTACGGCATCACACCGTCGTACTACCGGGCCACCCAGGCGCCAGGACCGCCGCGCCCGCCGGCATCGCGCGCCAGCCGCGGTCAGGAAAGCACGGCGAGCGCCACGGCGCCCAGCCCCAACGGCACGTCCAGCACCAGGCAGAACTCCGACAACGACCGGGGCACCACCGCGTCGCGCCGGTAG